A single window of Buchnera aphidicola (Aphis nasturtii) DNA harbors:
- the atpB gene encoding F0F1 ATP synthase subunit A has translation MFLEPISNPQKYISHHLHHLQIDLSSFKIVQSEIVSSHFWILNVDSIIFSFILGCIFISIFYIVAKKITTGVPNKLQACVEIIFDFISSNIKGMFQSDNILIAPLSLTIFIWVFLMNLMDLIPIDFLPLFFETLFQLPAMRIVPSADVNITLSMSLAVFVLILFYSIKIKGYIGFFKELTLQPFNHPVFFIFNFLLEFISLLSKPISLGLRLFGNMYSGEMIFILIASLLPWWSQCFLNVPWAIFHVLIIFLQAFIFMVLTIVYLSIASQSH, from the coding sequence ATGTTTTTAGAGCCAATATCTAATCCTCAAAAATATATTAGTCATCATTTGCATCATTTACAAATAGATTTATCTAGTTTCAAAATTGTTCAATCTGAAATTGTTTCTTCTCATTTTTGGATTTTAAATGTTGATTCAATAATATTTTCTTTTATATTAGGGTGTATTTTTATAAGTATTTTTTACATAGTAGCAAAAAAAATTACAACTGGTGTTCCAAATAAATTACAAGCTTGTGTTGAAATAATTTTCGATTTTATATCATCTAATATAAAAGGTATGTTTCAAAGTGACAACATACTTATAGCACCGTTATCACTAACAATTTTTATATGGGTTTTTTTAATGAATCTAATGGATTTGATTCCGATTGATTTTTTACCATTATTTTTTGAAACTTTATTTCAATTACCGGCTATGCGTATTGTTCCGTCTGCTGATGTAAACATTACTTTATCAATGTCATTAGCAGTTTTTGTTTTAATTTTATTTTATAGTATAAAAATTAAAGGATATATTGGTTTTTTTAAAGAACTAACTTTACAACCTTTTAATCATCCTGTATTTTTTATTTTTAATTTTTTATTAGAATTTATTTCTTTACTATCTAAACCTATTTCTTTAGGATTAAGACTTTTTGGCAATATGTATTCTGGTGAAATGATTTTTATCTTAATTGCAAGTTTACTTCCATGGTGGTCGCAGTGCTTTTTAAATGTTCCATGGGCTATTTTTCATGTTTTAATAATTTTTTTACAAGCTTTTATTTTTATGGTTTTGACAATTGTTTATTTATCAATAGCTTCGCAATCTCATTAA
- the atpE gene encoding F0F1 ATP synthase subunit C, with the protein MNNLNADMLYIAVAIMIGLAAIGAAIGIGILGGKFLEGAARQPDLIPLLRTQFFVVMGLVDAIPMIAVGLGLYMLFAIS; encoded by the coding sequence ATGAATAATTTAAATGCTGATATGTTATATATAGCAGTAGCTATTATGATTGGATTAGCTGCAATTGGTGCTGCAATTGGTATTGGTATTTTAGGTGGAAAATTTTTAGAAGGAGCGGCAAGACAGCCTGATTTAATTCCTTTGTTAAGAACACAATTTTTTGTTGTAATGGGATTAGTTGATGCAATTCCCATGATTGCTGTAGGTTTAGGTTTATATATGCTTTTTGCTATTTCTTAA
- a CDS encoding F0F1 ATP synthase subunit B yields MNLNATIFGQAISFILFVWFCMKYIWPPIMLAIETRQKKIEDTLISSKKIEEEYLLIQKKTNQMIKDSRKKASFIVNEANQQKLLILEEARNKAIQETKKIFLNSKLEINMQVINARQKLKKEIIDLSILMAEKIIKKNMQGDKDKFFINNIVASLSKIKNQYR; encoded by the coding sequence GTGAATCTTAATGCAACAATTTTTGGACAAGCAATTTCATTTATTTTATTTGTCTGGTTTTGTATGAAGTATATATGGCCTCCTATTATGTTAGCTATAGAAACAAGACAAAAAAAAATTGAAGATACTTTAATTTCTTCAAAAAAAATTGAAGAAGAATATTTATTGATACAAAAAAAAACGAATCAAATGATTAAAGATAGTAGAAAAAAAGCTTCTTTTATTGTAAATGAAGCTAATCAACAAAAATTATTAATTTTAGAAGAAGCAAGAAATAAAGCTATTCAAGAAACTAAAAAAATTTTTTTAAATAGTAAGTTAGAGATTAATATGCAAGTTATAAATGCTCGTCAAAAATTAAAAAAAGAAATTATAGATTTGTCTATCTTAATGGCTGAGAAAATCATTAAAAAAAATATGCAGGGAGATAAAGATAAATTTTTTATTAATAATATAGTTGCTTCTTTATCAAAGATAAAAAATCAATATAGGTAA
- the atpH gene encoding ATP synthase F1 subunit delta, with translation MSLDTIARPYAKAIFETAIKSNSIIKWKKILILINQIISFKEIEKFLSGSLSAHYLSSFFISVIDEYLDENSKNLIKLLAYNQRFKICGNILKQFLKLEADYQNITIIQLTSACVLKKDQVIKIRLLLEEILSSKIKFIYKINSYILDGIIIKIDDQIFDFSMRNHLQQLSLALNF, from the coding sequence ATGTCATTAGACACTATTGCTAGACCTTATGCTAAAGCTATTTTTGAAACAGCAATAAAAAGCAATTCAATAATAAAATGGAAAAAAATATTAATTTTAATTAATCAAATAATTTCATTTAAAGAAATTGAAAAATTTTTATCCGGATCTTTATCTGCTCATTATTTATCATCATTTTTTATATCTGTTATAGATGAATATCTTGATGAAAATTCAAAAAATTTAATAAAATTATTAGCTTATAATCAACGGTTTAAAATATGTGGTAATATATTAAAACAATTTCTTAAATTAGAAGCTGATTATCAAAATATTACCATTATTCAATTGACATCAGCATGTGTTTTAAAAAAAGATCAAGTCATTAAAATACGTCTCCTTTTAGAAGAAATATTATCTTCTAAAATTAAATTTATATATAAAATTAATAGTTATATACTTGATGGTATAATTATAAAGATAGATGATCAAATTTTTGATTTTTCTATGCGCAATCATTTACAACAATTATCTTTAGCATTAAATTTTTAA
- the atpA gene encoding F0F1 ATP synthase subunit alpha → MQLNSTEISQLIKERIAQFEVFNQSYNEGTIISVNDGIIKIYGLSEVMLGEMISLPNNEYAIALNIERDTVSAVIMGSYIHISEGMKVKCTGKILEVPVGVNFLGRIVNSLGSPIDGKGMIKYDRFLPVECSAPGVIERQSINQPIQTGYKAIDAMIPIGRGQRELIIGDRQTGKTALAIDTIINQKKFNIPCIYVAIGQKLSTIINVVKKLEEYDALSNTIVVVASASEPASLQYLAPYSGCAMGEFFRDQGKDALIVYDDLSKHAVAYRQISLLLRRPPGREAFPGDIFYLHSRLLERAARVSEEYIKNVTQGKVIGKTGSLTAFPIIETQSGDVSAFVPTNVISITDGQIFLESNLFNSGIRPAVNAGISVSRVGSAAQTKIIKQLSSGIRTALAQYHELAAFSQFASDLDPTTQKQLSYGQKITELLKQKQYQPFSISEQALIFFIVENHFLDDISVETIAQFEQDILIYAHNNYLNLMVEINQNGDYNNQIKEQFIQLIKTFKHS, encoded by the coding sequence ATGCAATTAAATTCGACAGAAATTAGTCAATTAATTAAAGAAAGAATTGCTCAATTTGAGGTTTTTAATCAATCTTATAATGAAGGTACTATTATTTCTGTTAACGATGGTATTATAAAAATATATGGTCTTTCCGAAGTCATGTTAGGAGAAATGATTTCTTTGCCTAATAATGAATATGCTATCGCCCTTAATATAGAAAGAGATACAGTTTCTGCCGTAATTATGGGGTCTTATATTCATATTTCTGAAGGTATGAAAGTAAAATGTACAGGAAAAATTTTAGAGGTTCCTGTAGGTGTAAATTTTTTAGGTCGAATTGTTAATTCATTAGGCTCTCCGATTGATGGTAAAGGAATGATAAAATACGATCGTTTTTTACCAGTAGAATGCAGTGCTCCAGGAGTAATTGAACGTCAATCAATTAATCAACCAATACAAACTGGTTACAAAGCTATTGATGCTATGATTCCGATTGGCCGAGGACAGCGGGAATTGATTATTGGAGATCGTCAAACCGGTAAAACTGCGCTTGCAATAGATACTATTATAAATCAAAAAAAATTTAATATTCCATGTATCTATGTTGCTATAGGACAAAAACTTTCTACTATTATCAATGTTGTAAAAAAATTAGAAGAATATGATGCTTTATCAAATACTATTGTTGTTGTTGCTTCTGCTTCTGAACCAGCTTCTTTACAATATTTAGCACCATATTCAGGTTGTGCTATGGGAGAATTTTTTCGTGATCAAGGAAAAGATGCTTTAATTGTTTACGATGATCTTTCTAAACATGCAGTTGCTTACCGTCAAATTTCTTTATTATTACGTCGTCCTCCTGGGAGAGAAGCTTTCCCTGGGGATATATTTTATCTACATTCTCGCTTATTAGAAAGAGCAGCTCGTGTTTCTGAAGAATATATAAAAAATGTTACTCAAGGAAAAGTTATCGGAAAAACAGGATCACTTACAGCTTTTCCAATTATTGAAACACAGTCTGGAGACGTTTCTGCATTTGTTCCGACTAATGTTATTTCTATTACAGATGGTCAGATATTTTTAGAATCTAATCTATTTAATTCAGGTATTCGACCAGCTGTAAACGCTGGTATTTCTGTTTCTCGCGTTGGCAGTGCTGCTCAAACTAAGATTATTAAACAATTATCTTCTGGTATTCGAACGGCGCTAGCTCAATATCATGAACTTGCAGCATTTTCACAATTTGCATCAGATTTAGATCCGACGACACAAAAACAATTAAGCTATGGTCAAAAAATTACAGAGCTTCTTAAACAAAAACAATATCAACCTTTTAGCATATCTGAACAAGCGTTAATATTTTTTATTGTAGAGAATCATTTTCTTGATGACATTTCCGTTGAAACAATTGCTCAATTTGAACAAGATATTTTAATATACGCACATAATAATTATTTAAATTTAATGGTAGAAATAAATCAAAATGGAGATTATAACAATCAAATAAAAGAACAATTTATTCAGTTAATCAAAACATTTAAACACTCTTAG
- the atpG gene encoding F0F1 ATP synthase subunit gamma: MLVGIKEIQNQITSIISTKKITKAMEMVAISKMRKTEERMRSGRPYCEIIEKVIRHIVTGSLEYKHSYLENRDIKRIGIIIVSTDRGLCGGLNTNLFKQVLLKIKEFMNINIPCDLILFGLKSLSVFKLYGSSILAQITNIGENPDLSKFIGSIQIMLEKYQNNEIDKIFVAYNKFHNKMSQYPVITQLLPLSPEKNILNKEKWDYLYEPESKLILDILFNRYIESQIYQSILENIASEQAARMVAMKTAADNSSNRIKELQLVYNKVRQANITQELNEIIAGASAVSVD, translated from the coding sequence ATATTAGTGGGTATAAAAGAAATACAAAATCAAATAACTAGTATTATAAGTACAAAAAAAATTACTAAAGCTATGGAAATGGTTGCTATTTCTAAAATGCGGAAGACGGAAGAACGAATGCGTTCAGGGAGGCCTTATTGCGAAATTATTGAAAAAGTTATTCGTCATATTGTCACAGGTAGTTTAGAATATAAACATAGTTATTTAGAAAATCGAGATATTAAAAGGATTGGTATAATTATTGTTTCAACTGATCGTGGTTTATGTGGTGGTTTAAATACTAATCTTTTTAAACAAGTACTATTAAAAATCAAAGAATTTATGAATATAAATATTCCTTGCGATTTAATATTATTTGGTTTAAAAAGTTTATCTGTATTTAAATTGTATGGAAGTTCTATTCTTGCTCAAATAACTAATATAGGAGAAAATCCAGATTTATCAAAGTTCATCGGATCTATACAAATTATGTTAGAAAAATATCAAAATAATGAAATTGATAAAATATTTGTTGCATATAATAAATTCCATAATAAAATGTCTCAATATCCAGTAATTACACAACTACTTCCTTTATCTCCTGAAAAAAATATATTAAATAAAGAGAAATGGGATTATTTATATGAACCAGAATCTAAACTAATTTTAGATATATTGTTTAATCGATATATTGAATCTCAAATTTATCAAAGTATTTTAGAAAATATTGCAAGCGAACAAGCAGCTCGTATGGTAGCTATGAAAACTGCAGCAGATAATAGTAGTAATCGTATTAAAGAATTACAACTAGTTTATAATAAAGTTCGTCAAGCTAACATTACTCAAGAATTAAATGAGATTATTGCTGGAGCATCAGCAGTATCAGTAGATTAA